One part of the Corynebacterium sp. CNCTC7651 genome encodes these proteins:
- a CDS encoding ATP-dependent DNA helicase, which translates to MNAASVLPPVTTPRAYLVSRERVVPDRQWPVDLPEQGLWKVTGEAGSGVSSFLVDTAARAIAADPERAARGGVLLITSSKESGARLRRALSDALAATGFVADAPVVRSVHSVAFALLRQHTEEEIRLISGAEQDAAIRQLLLGHAEDGRGTWPEALRPALTMVGFARQLRDFLLRALERGLGADDLRRLGSAHGIDVWSAAGDFLEEYEQVMALSGAVRLSAAELVTKTVAADVPHAWDVVIVDDAQHLAPASGELVTQLLRKARLGVVGGDVNQSVFRFRGASPAFFGNLGGLEHQVIDLGLSRRTPRRNVCITPDQQTQQAVVVDAIRRAHFEEGVAFKDMAVVVRATPMIESHRRALLHAGVPVTLDPTDVVLSEQRIVVSLMLGLKALNHELTVTQWRDLLLGPVGGADPVTLRRLLRGLRRFAPEERAEATLRALLLAREDLPDFGTMLTDREQDILARMRGVLDAGRTAQDNGGSVEEILWAIWSATGLADRLLAAALRGGATGSQADRDLDAAMALFDAAGDFTERRPTAGIDLFVEYITEQELPTGVRDRRTAAPDAVALLTAHGAAGKEFRRVIVAGVQESSWPSLGETGTLFRQEDLIDLVDEGVDPAVPVSHIAERLVEERRLFHLATTRATETLTVTAVDDADGEEAIAPSRFVEEFAEQFEITPVTAAIAGTAAEELGDGADVTTVRVLAKEDVLAELRRALTNPDSAEATRTQAARQLARLAEAGVAGADPETWWSVTQPSISNALPLRSTLSPSRIESLLQCPLRAVLERMVQIDETTAMIFGSMAHAYLEALGRGVDQPTARAAVMDARRKAEHGPVWKAARDIEDFAVMLDRIDGWLSVRSATFTPLAVEADVDVAVDDHVRIAGRLDRLERDAAGDVFIVDLKTGNTAPSAAQTQENPQLAAYQLAVSRGMLADGAITTAQDPEDALTVGGALLVYPKAPTVKVTTREQNPKSADELEEFSALLRPLPRAMAGPELTATTGEHCEHCRVRTLCPVQPEGQVVTRD; encoded by the coding sequence ATGAATGCCGCATCCGTTCTGCCGCCGGTGACCACGCCCCGTGCCTACCTAGTGTCGCGCGAGCGGGTTGTGCCGGACCGCCAGTGGCCGGTGGATCTGCCTGAACAGGGTCTCTGGAAAGTTACCGGTGAGGCAGGTTCGGGGGTGTCCAGCTTTCTCGTTGACACCGCCGCGCGTGCCATCGCAGCAGACCCAGAGCGTGCCGCACGCGGCGGTGTTCTGCTTATCACCTCGTCGAAAGAATCCGGTGCCCGCTTGCGCAGAGCTTTGTCGGATGCCCTCGCGGCCACCGGTTTTGTTGCGGACGCACCCGTCGTGCGTTCCGTGCACTCGGTTGCCTTCGCGCTGCTGCGGCAGCACACCGAGGAAGAGATCCGGCTGATTTCCGGTGCGGAGCAGGATGCCGCGATCCGCCAACTGCTGCTCGGTCATGCCGAGGACGGCCGCGGCACATGGCCGGAGGCGTTGCGTCCAGCGTTGACCATGGTTGGTTTCGCCCGCCAGCTGCGCGACTTCCTGCTGCGTGCGTTGGAGCGCGGTCTTGGAGCGGACGATTTGCGTCGCTTGGGTAGCGCGCACGGGATTGATGTGTGGTCCGCAGCGGGCGACTTCTTGGAGGAGTATGAGCAGGTCATGGCTCTCTCCGGTGCGGTCCGCCTATCGGCGGCGGAGCTTGTGACGAAGACGGTCGCGGCTGATGTGCCCCATGCTTGGGACGTGGTGATTGTGGATGATGCGCAGCACCTCGCACCCGCCTCCGGCGAGCTTGTCACGCAGCTGCTGCGCAAAGCACGGCTGGGTGTTGTGGGCGGGGACGTGAATCAGTCCGTCTTCCGGTTCCGCGGCGCGTCCCCGGCATTCTTCGGCAATCTTGGTGGGCTAGAACATCAGGTGATTGATCTCGGCCTCTCCCGCCGCACGCCGCGCCGCAATGTGTGCATCACGCCGGATCAACAAACCCAGCAAGCCGTGGTGGTTGACGCGATCCGTCGCGCCCACTTTGAAGAAGGCGTGGCGTTCAAAGACATGGCGGTTGTTGTCCGTGCCACACCGATGATTGAGTCGCACCGTCGCGCGCTGCTCCACGCGGGCGTGCCGGTCACGCTGGATCCGACCGACGTTGTGCTGTCGGAGCAGCGCATTGTGGTCTCCCTCATGCTGGGCCTGAAGGCGTTGAACCATGAGCTCACAGTGACGCAGTGGCGGGATCTGCTGCTTGGCCCCGTAGGCGGAGCAGACCCTGTAACACTGCGTCGGCTGTTGCGCGGCTTGCGTCGGTTCGCTCCGGAGGAGCGGGCGGAGGCGACGTTGCGCGCGCTACTTCTTGCGCGCGAGGATCTGCCGGACTTCGGCACAATGCTCACGGATCGGGAGCAGGACATCCTCGCGCGCATGCGGGGTGTGCTTGACGCAGGTCGTACGGCGCAGGACAACGGTGGCAGCGTCGAGGAAATTTTGTGGGCGATTTGGTCTGCCACGGGGTTGGCGGACCGCCTTCTCGCTGCAGCGTTGCGCGGTGGTGCCACCGGTTCGCAGGCGGACCGCGACCTGGATGCGGCGATGGCGTTGTTTGACGCGGCGGGAGATTTCACAGAGCGCCGCCCAACGGCAGGCATTGACCTCTTCGTGGAGTACATCACCGAACAGGAGCTGCCCACCGGCGTGCGTGACCGCCGCACGGCCGCCCCAGATGCCGTCGCGTTGCTCACTGCCCATGGCGCAGCCGGCAAAGAGTTTCGCCGGGTGATTGTGGCCGGCGTGCAGGAGTCTTCCTGGCCGAGTTTGGGCGAGACCGGCACGCTGTTCCGGCAGGAAGACCTCATTGACTTGGTGGATGAGGGGGTGGACCCCGCGGTGCCTGTCTCCCACATCGCGGAGCGGCTGGTGGAGGAGCGCAGGTTGTTCCACCTCGCGACAACCCGAGCAACCGAGACGCTCACCGTCACTGCGGTCGATGACGCAGACGGGGAAGAGGCGATCGCACCCTCGCGGTTTGTGGAGGAATTCGCTGAACAATTCGAGATCACGCCAGTTACAGCCGCCATCGCAGGCACCGCGGCAGAGGAGCTGGGAGATGGCGCGGATGTGACTACCGTACGCGTGCTGGCAAAGGAGGATGTGTTGGCGGAACTGCGGCGCGCGTTAACTAACCCGGATTCCGCAGAAGCGACGCGTACGCAGGCAGCGCGCCAGCTTGCCCGGCTCGCCGAGGCCGGGGTGGCAGGGGCAGATCCGGAAACGTGGTGGTCGGTGACGCAGCCGTCGATAAGCAATGCCCTCCCGCTGCGCAGCACCCTGTCGCCGTCCCGGATTGAAAGCCTCCTCCAATGCCCGCTGCGGGCGGTGCTGGAACGGATGGTGCAGATAGATGAAACGACGGCGATGATTTTCGGCTCCATGGCCCACGCGTATTTGGAGGCGCTGGGGCGCGGCGTGGATCAGCCGACGGCACGGGCCGCAGTGATGGATGCGCGCCGCAAAGCCGAGCACGGGCCGGTGTGGAAAGCGGCGCGGGACATTGAGGATTTTGCGGTCATGCTGGATCGCATTGACGGCTGGCTGAGCGTGCGGTCAGCGACGTTCACTCCGCTGGCGGTTGAGGCCGATGTGGACGTGGCGGTGGATGATCACGTGCGGATCGCCGGTCGCCTTGACCGTCTGGAGCGCGATGCTGCCGGTGACGTGTTCATCGTGGATCTGAAAACTGGAAACACTGCTCCTTCCGCGGCGCAGACACAGGAGAACCCGCAGCTTGCGGCGTACCAGCTCGCGGTAAGCAGGGGCATGCTTGCCGACGGCGCAATAACCACCGCCCAAGACCCTGAGGATGCGCTGACGGTGGGCGGGGCGTTATTGGTGTATCCCAAGGCGCCGACGGTGAAGGTGACCACGCGGGAACAGAACCCGAAATCAGCGGATGAGCTGGAGGAGTTCTCCGCGCTGTTAAGGCCGCTGCCTCGAGCTATGGCGGGGCCAGAGCTGACCGCTACAACAGGCGAACATTGTGAACACTGCCGGGTGCGCACGCTGTGCCCGGTGCAACCGGAAGGGCAGGTGGTCACCCGTGACTAA
- a CDS encoding ATP-dependent helicase, producing MIGAAPGPLLVVAGAGAGKTETMAARVVWLVANGYARPEEILGLTFTRKAAQELGKRIRDRLKLLAADDALVRRLDPSGGLADALTVIAPTVSTYDAYAGDLVREYGLLVPVEPDARLITNAELHAIATDVVSNYTGTLLADGSKNPALATAVDNVLGLITSMGNELADPDLVSQQADIFLKETEALAKRKGSKGEYPKELQTWRAKQAERVAYLPLAQALQAELRNRGVVTFNEQMSVAAGLARDHAVVGEHQRRRYRVVMLDEYQDTSHAQRVLLRSLFGEGKDPQLTVTAVGDPMQAIYGWRGATAANLAAFVQDFPLAEGGPAPKKQLTTSWRNPPEVLSLANQVSDAILGTGAERAVAQLVSRPGAGAGDVTLGYFDTSDDEVAFVADALAAQYVEAREQAQPFNAAVLVRKNRHSAEVADALEERGVPYEIVGIGGLLDVPEVADTVAIATMLVRPGNSAAALRVLGGPAVGLGLADLNALAARAANLRGGGSEEFGPAADQDPAAALEHALAAMVERVDALSERAEPVAGLADAVADLGEPERYSAEGLRRLELLAAKLRWLRTHSLGKKLTDVFADIIAVFGIRTEVLARPSAARAVHLDAFLDVVASYPGASLDGLLDYFELARQQEDGLTPGTVAVKHDRVQILTAHKAKGLEWDTVRSYTRMRQPTGRRRKRS from the coding sequence GTGATCGGGGCGGCACCAGGCCCGCTCTTGGTGGTCGCCGGCGCTGGTGCCGGAAAAACCGAGACCATGGCCGCGCGCGTGGTGTGGCTGGTGGCCAACGGCTATGCCCGGCCGGAGGAGATTCTTGGCCTGACGTTCACCCGCAAAGCTGCGCAGGAGCTGGGCAAACGCATCCGAGACAGGTTGAAACTCCTGGCTGCAGATGACGCCTTGGTGCGCAGGCTGGACCCCAGCGGCGGCTTGGCGGACGCGTTGACGGTCATCGCGCCGACAGTGTCCACCTATGACGCGTACGCGGGAGACCTGGTGAGGGAGTACGGCCTGTTGGTGCCGGTGGAGCCGGATGCGCGACTGATCACCAACGCGGAGCTGCACGCGATAGCCACAGACGTAGTGTCCAACTACACGGGCACATTGCTGGCGGACGGAAGCAAGAACCCCGCATTGGCTACGGCAGTGGACAATGTGCTGGGCCTCATTACCTCCATGGGCAACGAGCTCGCGGACCCTGACCTGGTGAGCCAGCAGGCGGACATCTTCTTGAAAGAGACCGAGGCACTGGCCAAACGTAAAGGGTCCAAGGGTGAGTACCCCAAGGAGCTTCAGACGTGGCGCGCAAAGCAGGCGGAGCGGGTGGCGTACCTTCCCCTCGCCCAGGCGCTGCAGGCTGAGCTGCGTAACCGCGGCGTAGTTACGTTCAACGAGCAGATGTCGGTCGCCGCGGGCCTCGCCCGCGACCACGCGGTGGTGGGGGAGCACCAGCGCAGGCGGTACCGGGTGGTCATGTTGGATGAGTACCAGGACACGTCGCACGCCCAGCGTGTGCTACTGCGGTCGCTCTTCGGGGAGGGCAAGGACCCCCAGCTCACTGTCACGGCGGTGGGAGACCCGATGCAGGCGATCTACGGCTGGCGCGGCGCCACCGCTGCAAATCTGGCTGCGTTTGTGCAGGATTTTCCGCTGGCTGAAGGCGGACCGGCACCGAAGAAGCAGCTCACCACCTCTTGGCGCAACCCGCCGGAGGTGTTGTCCCTGGCCAACCAGGTCTCGGACGCAATCCTGGGCACCGGCGCGGAACGAGCGGTAGCCCAGCTTGTATCTCGCCCAGGTGCCGGCGCAGGGGACGTGACGCTGGGTTACTTTGACACGAGCGACGATGAAGTGGCGTTTGTCGCGGATGCACTGGCCGCCCAGTACGTAGAAGCGCGGGAGCAGGCGCAGCCCTTCAACGCCGCGGTTCTCGTGCGCAAGAACCGCCACAGTGCGGAGGTGGCGGACGCGTTGGAGGAAAGGGGCGTGCCGTACGAAATCGTCGGCATTGGCGGCCTCCTGGACGTGCCCGAAGTTGCGGATACCGTTGCCATTGCAACCATGTTGGTCCGCCCGGGCAACTCAGCCGCCGCATTGCGCGTCCTCGGGGGCCCGGCTGTCGGCCTTGGGCTGGCAGACCTCAACGCGCTTGCGGCGCGGGCTGCAAACCTCCGTGGCGGCGGTTCGGAAGAGTTCGGTCCTGCAGCTGACCAGGATCCGGCCGCCGCACTCGAGCACGCTCTGGCTGCCATGGTGGAGCGAGTGGATGCCTTAAGCGAACGCGCCGAGCCGGTGGCCGGCCTGGCGGATGCGGTGGCGGACCTGGGCGAGCCGGAGCGCTATTCGGCGGAGGGCCTGCGACGTTTGGAACTGCTTGCCGCCAAGTTGCGCTGGCTGCGCACGCACAGCCTGGGCAAAAAGCTCACCGATGTCTTCGCGGACATCATCGCAGTCTTTGGCATCCGCACCGAAGTGCTGGCTAGGCCCAGCGCCGCACGGGCTGTGCACCTCGACGCGTTTCTGGACGTGGTGGCAAGTTACCCGGGAGCGAGCCTTGACGGCTTGCTGGACTATTTCGAACTCGCCCGCCAGCAAGAAGACGGGCTGACCCCGGGCACCGTTGCTGTGAAACATGACAGGGTGCAGATCCTCACCGCGCACAAAGCGAAGGGGCTGGAATGGGACACCGTGCGGTCCTACACGCGGATGAGGCAACCTACGGGGCGCAGGCGGAAACGTTCCTGA
- a CDS encoding PD-(D/E)XK nuclease family protein, translating into MGHRAVLHADEATYGAQAETFLTYLKLLQDDSFGDPDVTPAFAEVETRSDFLKAGNAWKADVRAAQAEESARLFYVAVTRAERKLLVTAARANATSSREIAPYVHFAAMRDLVPGSVAYWSGADDQSAGGAEVSTGRASAPAIRTGTWPHMVPDASELAAAATVSAAREELPALSDGELYSLWERDTSALIQEHEAAFSPDVPVVVPGELTASDVVAMRADPAQFARRARRPVPFKPNAYAKRGTAFHEWLEGFYGARPLLDEDELPGSGEAEVDRAILHELKANFEASHWAARTPAFVERPFELALGDSVVRGRIDAIFEDADGWTVVDWKTGQRPNRAEMESAKLQLAVYREAWRRIAGDGRDVRAVFFYVRTGEDFAPTDVPDGAELERLLALESAPGSSAGWGTVSPVRADSETGSGRYGGRE; encoded by the coding sequence ATGGGACACCGTGCGGTCCTACACGCGGATGAGGCAACCTACGGGGCGCAGGCGGAAACGTTCCTGACCTACCTCAAACTGCTGCAGGATGATTCATTCGGCGATCCAGATGTCACCCCGGCATTTGCAGAGGTAGAAACGCGCTCTGACTTCCTCAAGGCCGGCAACGCGTGGAAAGCCGATGTCCGGGCTGCCCAGGCAGAGGAGTCTGCGCGTTTGTTCTACGTTGCTGTCACCCGCGCGGAACGCAAGCTTCTGGTTACCGCTGCCCGCGCCAACGCCACTTCTAGCAGGGAGATTGCACCGTATGTCCACTTTGCGGCCATGCGGGACCTCGTCCCGGGGTCCGTTGCGTACTGGTCCGGGGCGGACGACCAGAGCGCGGGCGGCGCCGAGGTGTCGACCGGTCGCGCTTCAGCCCCGGCCATCCGCACGGGCACGTGGCCGCACATGGTGCCGGATGCATCCGAGCTGGCCGCCGCAGCAACAGTGTCAGCGGCACGCGAAGAGCTGCCTGCGCTGAGCGACGGGGAGTTGTACTCGCTGTGGGAACGCGACACCAGCGCCCTTATCCAAGAGCACGAAGCCGCGTTCTCGCCCGATGTGCCGGTGGTCGTACCGGGTGAGCTCACAGCGTCTGACGTTGTGGCCATGCGGGCTGATCCAGCGCAGTTCGCCCGCCGCGCGCGCCGGCCGGTGCCGTTCAAGCCAAACGCTTACGCCAAGCGCGGCACCGCGTTCCACGAATGGCTCGAGGGGTTCTACGGTGCCCGCCCGCTGTTGGACGAAGATGAGCTGCCCGGCAGCGGCGAGGCAGAGGTGGACCGTGCGATCCTGCACGAGCTGAAAGCAAACTTCGAGGCGAGCCACTGGGCCGCACGCACGCCGGCGTTCGTGGAGCGCCCGTTCGAACTCGCACTGGGTGATTCGGTGGTCCGCGGGCGTATCGACGCCATTTTTGAAGATGCGGACGGTTGGACGGTTGTGGACTGGAAAACCGGGCAGCGGCCCAACCGCGCCGAGATGGAGTCCGCCAAGTTGCAGCTCGCCGTGTACCGGGAGGCGTGGCGCCGCATCGCCGGGGACGGCCGGGACGTCCGCGCAGTATTCTTCTACGTTCGCACAGGCGAGGATTTCGCGCCGACGGACGTGCCGGATGGCGCCGAACTTGAGCGCCTGCTCGCATTGGAATCCGCACCCGGGAGCAGCGCGGGGTGGGGTACAGTGTCCCCCGTTAGGGCAGACTCGGAAACAGGTTCCGGCCGGTACGGAGGAAGGGAGTAA
- a CDS encoding TrkA family potassium uptake protein has product MPYSFTFANRFRNDGELFDAPVHTLTEVITIPTAEHTTPWVLIARRFGYAALLIVFIAVVVYLDREAYSEPLTFIDALYYSAVSLSTTGYGDITPVTQGARLVNIFIITPARVAFLMLLVGTTLSVLTEDSRKTLQIQQWRQTVRNHTIVIGYGTKGRSAVDALLAGGAAPSTIVVVDTDPAALSHAENRGLVTVQGNGTKSDILRIAGVNRARSVVVAPSSDDTAVLVTLSVRELAPGAMIVASARESENQHLLMQSGADSVVVSAETTGRLLGLATVTPPVVEMMEDLLSPDEGFAVAERPIADDEVGANPRHLADIVLGVVRSGELYRIDEPEAETVEPGDRLLYVRMTAPSDSPDAAKQAD; this is encoded by the coding sequence CTGCCGTACTCGTTCACCTTCGCCAACAGGTTCCGCAATGACGGGGAACTCTTCGATGCGCCCGTGCACACCCTCACGGAAGTCATCACCATCCCCACGGCGGAGCACACCACTCCCTGGGTGCTCATTGCCCGCCGCTTCGGCTACGCCGCGCTGCTTATCGTGTTCATTGCCGTGGTGGTGTACCTGGACCGGGAGGCTTATTCCGAGCCGCTGACGTTCATTGACGCGCTGTACTACTCCGCGGTGTCCCTGTCCACTACCGGCTACGGCGACATCACCCCGGTGACGCAGGGTGCGCGCCTGGTCAACATCTTCATCATCACCCCGGCCCGTGTGGCCTTCCTTATGCTCCTTGTCGGCACGACATTGTCGGTGCTTACGGAGGATTCCCGCAAGACGCTTCAAATCCAGCAATGGAGGCAAACGGTGCGCAACCACACCATCGTGATCGGCTACGGCACCAAGGGGCGCTCCGCCGTGGACGCGCTACTCGCAGGCGGTGCTGCTCCCAGCACCATCGTCGTCGTGGATACGGACCCGGCTGCGCTGTCACACGCAGAGAACCGGGGGCTGGTCACTGTGCAGGGCAACGGCACAAAATCCGACATTTTGCGCATCGCGGGTGTGAACCGCGCCCGCTCCGTGGTGGTCGCGCCGTCCTCGGACGATACCGCGGTGCTGGTCACCCTCTCTGTGCGCGAGCTTGCGCCGGGCGCGATGATTGTGGCCAGCGCACGCGAGAGCGAGAACCAGCACCTGCTCATGCAGTCTGGCGCGGACTCTGTGGTGGTGTCCGCAGAAACCACCGGTCGCCTACTCGGTCTTGCCACCGTCACCCCGCCTGTGGTGGAGATGATGGAGGATCTTTTGAGCCCGGACGAAGGCTTTGCGGTTGCGGAGCGTCCAATCGCGGACGATGAGGTCGGCGCGAACCCCCGCCACCTCGCCGACATTGTGCTCGGCGTGGTCCGCTCCGGCGAGCTCTACCGCATCGACGAGCCGGAGGCAGAAACCGTCGAGCCGGGCGACCGCTTGCTGTACGTCCGCATGACCGCGCCGAGCGATTCTCCGGATGCGGCCAAGCAGGCCGATTAA
- a CDS encoding NAD(+) diphosphatase yields MLLPIDADTAFPVGPDGEPLLIDDCLHPTSTRVTLPDGTEAVRLDGVRAAELGYPTGDARSHAGHPLIARAVALLRAQDTMRFDPADGTALAWDPSGALASGASGRPVFPRIDPSVIGVVQSADGERILLGENSHRPGYFTCIAGYVEPGETIEDAWAREVYEETGRRVEDISYVGSQPWALTGALMLGFASTTRDIEPHGPTDGELRQIIWASREELAGLTLAREGTIARRLIDRWARGEFEGGN; encoded by the coding sequence ATGCTCCTTCCCATCGACGCGGACACCGCGTTTCCAGTCGGGCCGGACGGGGAGCCCCTGCTTATCGACGATTGCTTGCACCCAACCTCAACCCGCGTCACCCTCCCGGACGGGACGGAGGCCGTAAGGCTCGATGGCGTGCGCGCCGCCGAGCTGGGGTACCCAACGGGGGATGCGCGTTCCCATGCCGGCCACCCTCTCATTGCCCGCGCCGTGGCCCTGCTGCGCGCGCAGGACACCATGCGCTTCGATCCCGCCGACGGCACGGCGTTAGCGTGGGATCCGTCGGGCGCGCTTGCTTCCGGCGCCTCCGGTCGCCCAGTCTTCCCTCGCATTGACCCGAGTGTGATTGGCGTGGTCCAGTCCGCGGACGGGGAGCGCATCCTCCTCGGCGAGAACAGCCACCGCCCCGGCTACTTCACCTGCATCGCGGGCTACGTGGAGCCGGGCGAAACCATCGAGGATGCCTGGGCCCGTGAGGTGTACGAGGAGACCGGCAGGCGGGTGGAGGACATCTCCTACGTGGGCTCTCAGCCCTGGGCGCTGACCGGGGCACTCATGCTGGGCTTTGCATCCACCACGCGGGATATTGAACCGCACGGACCAACTGACGGAGAACTGCGCCAGATCATCTGGGCGAGCAGGGAGGAGCTTGCTGGGCTTACCCTAGCGCGGGAGGGCACAATCGCGCGCCGGCTCATTGACCGCTGGGCGCGCGGAGAGTTTGAAGGGGGAAACTGA
- a CDS encoding ATP-dependent DNA helicase UvrD2 yields MAINLDLLDADQRVAATAPRGPVCILAGAGTGKTRTITYRIAHLIDQGMVAPNKVLAVTFTQRAAGEMRDRLRHMGIGGVQARTFHAAARRQLAYFWPQIAGDLPWQLLDNKFPLVGRATRAAGLDSGKDMVRDLLSEIEWAKANVISHEDYVQRIAESHRTPPADPQKVAEVYRRYEASKSSPDGMLLDFDDLLLHVAAALEHAPAVAEEFRTQYQSFVVDEYQDVTPLQQRVLEGWLGTRDDLTVVGDANQTIYSFTGATPDYLLNFSRTYEHATVVKLQRDYRSTPQITDLANTVIGKAQGRVAGSRLELVGMRDPGPAPTFHAYDDEPTEAREVAAQIRRLLDGGVPAREIAVLYRINAQSAAFEAALADAGILYQVRGGEGFFHRGEVREGLNQLARLAQRADADVDPVQTARDVFAPLGLTATEPEGAQARERWQGLNALVDLIEEIVRTKEAQTLADVLRSLRQRAESKQPPAVDGVTLASLHAAKGLEWDAVFLVGLVEKTLPISHAINAGEEQIEEERRLFYVGVTRAREHLHLSWSLARQEGGHKSRSRSRFLDGLVPELEVEKSPQRLKRSRACRVCGNPLDTPAEKSLGRHPDCEPDYNEELFTALKRWRLDVSRAANQPAYLVFSDATLLAIAEAMPHDVATLLDVAGVGPVKAETYGADVLAVVAEHRENA; encoded by the coding sequence GTGGCAATTAATCTCGACCTCTTGGATGCGGACCAGCGCGTCGCCGCAACGGCTCCGCGCGGACCCGTGTGCATCCTTGCCGGCGCCGGCACCGGCAAGACCCGCACCATCACGTACCGGATAGCCCATCTCATTGACCAGGGCATGGTGGCGCCGAACAAGGTGCTCGCGGTGACCTTCACGCAGCGTGCCGCCGGGGAGATGCGCGACCGCCTACGCCACATGGGCATTGGCGGGGTGCAGGCGCGCACGTTCCACGCAGCGGCGCGCAGGCAGCTGGCGTACTTCTGGCCCCAGATCGCCGGCGATTTGCCGTGGCAGCTCCTGGATAACAAATTCCCCCTGGTCGGCCGTGCTACCAGGGCCGCTGGTCTGGACTCCGGCAAAGACATGGTGCGTGACTTGCTCAGCGAGATTGAGTGGGCGAAAGCGAACGTCATTAGCCATGAGGACTACGTCCAGCGCATCGCTGAGTCGCACCGCACCCCACCTGCGGACCCGCAGAAGGTCGCGGAGGTGTACCGGCGCTACGAGGCTTCGAAGTCTAGCCCGGACGGGATGCTCCTGGATTTCGACGACTTGCTGCTCCACGTCGCCGCGGCCCTGGAGCATGCGCCAGCGGTGGCGGAGGAGTTCCGCACCCAGTACCAATCCTTCGTGGTGGATGAGTACCAGGACGTCACCCCGCTGCAGCAGCGCGTGCTTGAAGGCTGGTTGGGCACACGGGATGATCTCACGGTGGTCGGGGACGCCAACCAAACCATTTACTCCTTTACCGGCGCTACGCCGGACTACCTGCTCAACTTCTCCCGCACCTATGAGCACGCGACGGTGGTGAAACTCCAGCGCGACTACCGCTCCACGCCCCAGATCACTGATCTGGCCAACACTGTCATCGGCAAGGCGCAGGGGCGCGTTGCGGGCAGCCGCCTCGAACTCGTCGGCATGCGGGACCCCGGCCCGGCACCCACGTTCCACGCGTACGACGACGAGCCGACGGAAGCGCGCGAAGTGGCGGCGCAAATTCGCAGGCTGCTTGACGGCGGTGTTCCGGCCCGCGAAATCGCCGTCCTGTACCGCATCAACGCCCAGTCCGCTGCGTTTGAAGCGGCGCTGGCAGATGCAGGCATCCTCTACCAAGTCCGCGGCGGCGAGGGCTTCTTCCACCGCGGCGAAGTTCGCGAAGGGTTGAACCAGCTCGCGCGCTTGGCCCAGCGGGCGGATGCGGATGTAGACCCGGTGCAAACCGCCCGCGACGTGTTCGCCCCGCTGGGCCTGACCGCCACGGAGCCCGAAGGTGCCCAAGCGCGGGAGCGTTGGCAGGGCCTGAACGCGCTGGTGGACCTCATCGAGGAAATCGTGCGCACAAAGGAAGCCCAGACCCTGGCTGACGTGCTGCGGTCGCTCCGCCAACGCGCAGAGTCCAAGCAGCCGCCCGCAGTAGACGGTGTCACGCTGGCCAGCCTGCACGCCGCGAAAGGCTTGGAGTGGGACGCGGTCTTCCTGGTCGGTTTGGTGGAGAAGACGCTGCCCATCTCGCATGCCATTAACGCGGGGGAGGAGCAGATTGAGGAAGAGCGCCGCTTGTTTTACGTCGGCGTCACCCGCGCGCGTGAGCACCTGCACTTGTCCTGGTCGCTCGCGCGTCAGGAGGGTGGCCACAAGTCCCGCTCGCGCTCCCGTTTCCTGGACGGATTGGTGCCGGAGCTGGAAGTTGAGAAGTCCCCGCAGCGATTAAAGCGCAGCCGGGCCTGCCGCGTGTGCGGCAATCCGCTTGATACGCCTGCAGAAAAGTCGCTGGGCCGCCACCCTGACTGCGAGCCGGACTATAACGAGGAACTCTTCACCGCTCTGAAACGCTGGCGCCTGGATGTGTCACGTGCCGCGAACCAGCCCGCGTACCTGGTGTTTTCGGATGCCACGCTGCTGGCTATCGCGGAAGCAATGCCGCATGACGTGGCCACGCTGCTGGATGTCGCCGGTGTCGGCCCGGTGAAAGCGGAAACGTACGGGGCAGACGTGCTCGCCGTTGTCGCCGAACACCGCGAGAACGCCTAG